One genomic window of Streptococcus mitis includes the following:
- the addA gene encoding helicase-exonuclease AddAB subunit AddA yields the protein MKPIPFLTEEEIQKLQEAEVNSSKEQKKTAEQIEAIYTSGQNILVSASAGSGKTFVMAERILDQLARGVEISQLFISTFTVKAATELKERLEKKISQQIQESSDVDLKQHLGRQLADLPNAAIGTMDSFTQKFLGKHGYLIDIAPNFRILQNQSEQLLLKNEVFHDVFEAHYQGKQKEIFSHLLKNFAGRGKDERGLRQQVYKIYDFLQSTSNPQKWLSESFLKGFEKADFTSEKEKLTEKIKQALWDLESFFRYHLDNDAKEFPKAAYLENVKLILDEISSLNQESDSQAYQAVLARVVAISKEKNGRALTNASRKADLKQLVDAYNEERKAQFTKLGQLADQITILDYQERYHGDTLELAKTFQTFMSDFVEAYRQRKRQENAFEFADISHYTIEILEKFPQVREAYQERFHEVMVDEYQDTNHIQERMLELLSNGHNRFMVGDIKQSIYRFRQADPQIFNEKFQRYAQNPQEGKLILLKENFRSSSEVLSATNDVFERLMDQEVGEINYDNMHQLVFANTKLTPNPENKAEFFLYDKDDTGEEEESRTETKLTGEMRLVIKEILRLHQEKGVAFKEIALLTSSRSRNDQILLALSEYGIPVKTDGEQNNYLQSLEVQVMLNTLRVIHNPLQDYALVALMKSPMFGFDEDELARLSLQKAEDKVQENLYEKLVNAQKLASSQKNLIHTALAEKLKQFMDILASWRLYAKNHSLYDLIWKIYNDRFYYDYVGTLPNGPARQTNLYALALRADQFEKSNFKGLSRFISMIDNILESQHDLASVAVAPPKDAVELMTIHKSKGLEFPYVFILNMDQDFNKQDTMSEVILSRKNGLGVKYIAKMETGAVEDHYPKTIKLSIPSLTYMQNEEEFQLASYSEQMRLLYVAMTRAEKKLYLVGKGSREKLEAKEYPAAKNGKLNSNTRLQAKNFQDWIWAISKVFAKDHLNFSYRFVGEDQLTREAIGQLENKSPLQDSSQADNRQSETIKEALEMLKEVEVYNTLHRAAIELPSVQTPSQIKKFYEPVMDMEGVEIAGQDQSVGKKTSFDLPDFSTKEKVTGAEIGSATHELMQRIDLSQRPTLAGLKETIKQVQTSQAVREKINLAKILAFFDTELGQEILANTNHLYREQPFSMLKLDQKSKEDFVVRGILDGYLLYEDKIVLFDYKTDRYDEPSQLVDRYRGQLALYEEALSRAYSIENIEKYLILLGKEEVKVVKV from the coding sequence ATGAAGCCTATTCCCTTTTTAACTGAGGAAGAAATTCAAAAATTGCAAGAAGCTGAAGTAAATTCGAGCAAGGAACAGAAGAAAACTGCCGAGCAAATCGAAGCTATCTACACTTCTGGTCAGAATATCCTTGTCTCAGCGTCGGCTGGTTCTGGGAAGACTTTTGTCATGGCCGAGCGCATTCTAGATCAATTGGCGCGTGGTGTCGAAATTTCTCAACTCTTTATCTCAACCTTTACCGTTAAGGCTGCGACTGAACTTAAGGAACGTTTAGAGAAGAAAATCAGCCAACAAATCCAAGAAAGCAGCGATGTTGACCTCAAACAACACTTGGGACGCCAGTTGGCAGACCTACCAAATGCTGCCATCGGAACCATGGACTCTTTCACACAAAAATTCCTTGGCAAACATGGCTATCTGATTGATATTGCACCTAATTTCCGTATTTTACAAAACCAAAGCGAGCAACTTCTTCTAAAAAACGAAGTCTTTCATGATGTCTTTGAAGCCCATTATCAAGGTAAACAGAAAGAGATCTTTAGTCATTTGCTGAAAAATTTTGCTGGACGTGGCAAAGATGAACGGGGGCTACGCCAGCAGGTCTATAAAATCTATGACTTTCTTCAATCCACTAGCAATCCTCAGAAATGGCTGAGTGAATCTTTCCTCAAAGGCTTTGAAAAAGCTGATTTTACCAGTGAAAAAGAAAAACTAACTGAGAAAATCAAACAGGCGCTTTGGGACTTGGAAAGTTTCTTCCGTTACCATCTGGATAATGATGCCAAGGAGTTTCCAAAGGCTGCTTATCTAGAAAATGTTAAGTTGATTCTAGACGAAATTAGCTCCTTGAATCAGGAGTCCGATAGTCAGGCTTATCAAGCAGTGCTTGCGCGTGTTGTCGCAATTTCAAAAGAGAAAAATGGTCGGGCTCTGACGAATGCCAGTCGTAAGGCTGATTTGAAGCAACTGGTCGATGCCTACAATGAAGAGAGAAAGGCCCAGTTTACTAAACTAGGACAACTAGCAGACCAGATAACGATCCTCGACTATCAAGAACGTTATCATGGAGACACATTGGAACTAGCTAAGACTTTCCAAACCTTCATGAGTGATTTTGTAGAGGCTTATCGTCAGCGTAAACGCCAGGAAAATGCCTTTGAATTCGCTGATATCAGCCATTACACTATTGAGATTTTAGAGAAATTCCCACAAGTCCGTGAGGCTTATCAGGAGCGCTTCCATGAAGTCATGGTCGATGAGTATCAGGATACCAACCATATTCAAGAACGGATGCTGGAATTGCTGTCTAATGGCCACAATCGCTTTATGGTAGGAGATATCAAGCAGTCTATCTATCGTTTCCGTCAGGCAGATCCGCAGATTTTCAATGAGAAATTCCAACGCTATGCGCAAAATCCCCAAGAAGGCAAGCTCATTCTCCTCAAAGAAAATTTCCGTAGTAGTTCAGAAGTGCTGTCAGCAACCAATGATGTCTTTGAACGTCTCATGGACCAAGAGGTCGGCGAAATCAACTATGATAACATGCACCAGCTTGTTTTTGCCAATACCAAACTGACTCCCAACCCTGAGAACAAGGCTGAATTTTTCCTCTACGACAAGGACGATACAGGTGAGGAAGAAGAGAGTCGAACAGAAACGAAACTAACTGGTGAGATGCGCTTAGTCATCAAGGAAATACTTAGACTCCATCAAGAGAAAGGTGTTGCCTTTAAAGAAATTGCCCTTCTGACCTCCAGTCGCAGTCGTAATGACCAGATTCTCCTCGCCCTGTCTGAGTATGGAATTCCTGTCAAAACCGACGGAGAGCAAAACAATTATCTCCAATCCCTAGAAGTGCAAGTCATGCTAAATACCCTTCGTGTCATTCACAATCCCCTGCAAGACTATGCCTTGGTTGCCCTTATGAAGTCTCCAATGTTTGGATTTGACGAAGACGAGTTAGCACGCTTGTCCCTTCAGAAAGCAGAGGATAAAGTCCAAGAAAATCTCTATGAGAAACTGGTCAATGCTCAAAAACTGGCTAGCAGCCAGAAAAACTTGATTCACACGGCTCTAGCTGAGAAACTAAAGCAATTCATGGATATCTTAGCTTCTTGGCGCTTGTATGCCAAAAACCACTCCCTATATGACCTGATTTGGAAGATTTATAACGACCGTTTTTATTATGATTATGTTGGAACTTTGCCAAATGGTCCTGCTAGACAGACCAATCTCTATGCCCTAGCTTTGAGAGCAGATCAATTTGAAAAGAGCAATTTCAAAGGCTTGTCACGTTTTATTAGCATGATTGACAATATCCTAGAATCCCAGCACGATTTGGCAAGCGTGGCCGTCGCACCGCCAAAAGATGCAGTAGAGCTCATGACCATTCACAAGAGTAAAGGGCTAGAGTTTCCTTACGTCTTTATTCTCAATATGGATCAAGATTTCAACAAGCAAGACACCATGTCAGAAGTCATTCTCAGTCGTAAAAATGGACTAGGTGTCAAATATATTGCCAAGATGGAGACGGGAGCAGTTGAAGATCACTATCCTAAAACCATCAAACTCTCCATTCCTAGCCTGACCTATATGCAGAATGAAGAGGAATTTCAGCTGGCAAGCTATTCTGAGCAAATGCGTCTACTGTATGTTGCTATGACGAGGGCTGAGAAAAAGCTCTATCTTGTCGGTAAGGGTTCTCGTGAAAAGCTGGAAGCTAAGGAATACCCAGCAGCTAAAAATGGAAAACTAAATAGCAACACTAGACTTCAAGCCAAGAATTTCCAAGATTGGATTTGGGCTATCAGTAAAGTATTTGCCAAGGATCATCTCAACTTTAGCTATCGTTTTGTCGGTGAAGATCAGCTGACTAGAGAAGCTATCGGTCAGTTGGAAAACAAAAGTCCTCTCCAAGATAGCTCCCAAGCAGACAATCGCCAGTCTGAAACTATTAAAGAAGCTCTTGAAATGCTGAAAGAGGTTGAAGTCTATAATACTCTTCACCGCGCAGCCATTGAACTTCCTAGTGTTCAAACCCCAAGTCAAATCAAGAAATTCTACGAACCTGTTATGGATATGGAGGGTGTCGAAATTGCTGGTCAAGACCAGTCAGTAGGCAAGAAAACCAGCTTTGATTTGCCAGATTTTTCAACTAAAGAAAAGGTAACTGGAGCTGAGATTGGTAGTGCTACCCACGAACTCATGCAGAGAATTGACCTCAGTCAGCGACCAACGCTTGCTGGCCTGAAAGAAACTATCAAACAAGTTCAAACCAGCCAAGCTGTCAGGGAAAAAATTAATCTTGCTAAAATTCTTGCATTCTTTGACACAGAACTCGGTCAGGAAATTCTCGCTAATACCAACCATCTTTATCGCGAGCAACCTTTCTCCATGCTCAAACTAGACCAAAAGAGTAAGGAAGACTTCGTTGTCCGTGGTATCCTTGATGGCTATCTACTTTACGAGGACAAAATCGTTCTGTTCGACTATAAGACAGACCGCTATGATGAACCAAGTCAACTCGTAGACCGCTATCGTGGACAGTTAGCCCTATACGAAGAGGCTTTATCCCGCGCCTATTCGATTGAAAATATTGAAAAATACTTGATTTTACTGGGTAAAGAAGAGGTTAAAGTTGTAAAAGTATAA
- a CDS encoding ZmpA/ZmpB/ZmpC family metallo-endopeptidase, translating to MSLLKKDKFSIRKIKGIVGSVFLGSLLFAPSVVGASTYHYLDYANLTQNERAHLKSGTPDESKESYALVYEKDALPNTGSSQSIMTVFGLLTIGSLVVVITKDKRNKKIATFLIVGATGLVTLSTASALNLNANIHESGRDGVLQISGYRYVGYLELDDRTVSSVSPASTVSPVEQPKVVTEKGEPEVQPALPEAVVTDKGEAKVQPTLPEAVVTDKGKPEVQPALPEAVVTDKGKPEVQPTLPEAVVTEKGKPEVQPALPEAVVTDKGKPEVQPALPEAIVTEKGEPEVQPALPEAVMTDKGKPEVQPALPEAVVTDKGEPEVQPALPEAVVTDKGEPEVQPALPEAVATDKGESEVHEKQEYTAPIDGNLVEPEVHEKPAYTEPVGTTGVDENGNLIEPPVIDIPEYTEPISTVSEVAPEREELPSLHTDIRTETIPKTTVEESDSTKFIGDDSVKQVGEDGERQIVTSYEELHGKKISDPVETVTVLKEMKPEILVKGTKEKPKEKTAPVLTLDRTDTNVLDRSANLSYHLVNADGVKINKITATIKDGNEIVKTVDLTSEQLNKQVEDLKFYKDYKIETTMTYDRGKGEETATLEEKPLRLDLKKVEIKNIASTNLVKVNDDGTETPSDFMNEKPSDEDIKKMYLKITSRDNKATRLAVDKIEEVTEEGQKLYKITAEAQDLIQHIDPSKARNKYVYYIEKPHPKEDNVYYNFKELVEAMRADMKGTFKIGADLNATNVPAAGKQYVPGTFQGHLSSVDGKQYTIHNIARPLFDRVENGSIKNINLGNVDVNMPWADNVAPLANMVKNATVEDIKVTGSVIANNNVAGIVNKLDRGANMRNVAFNGKLHASGDKGQNLAGIVGEIWKGNLDKAFVNATITGKRAKAAGVVSVSDNGMNNYTVGTEGSVRHSVAKGTIDIENPVDVGGFISTNWVLGAIEDNISMMKVSKGEIFFGSRNIDDEDGYFSGNRLNRDYVVKDVSTGLSSYQRSKRISMISQVEADKKIESYGISADKYEINEPIVNRLNRLTRKEDEYKSTQDYKSERDLAYRNIEKLQPFYNKEWIVNQGNKLAEDSNLAKKEVLSVTGMKDGQFVTDLSDIDKIMIHYADGTKEEMGVTLKDSKVQQVREYSVSGLGDIVYTPNMVDKNRDKLIADVKERLSSIDLISAEVRALMENRNKAEENTNTRKDGYIRNLYLEESFAEVKQNLDKLVKDLVENEDHQLNGDEAAIKALLKKVETNKAKIMMALTYLNRYYDIKYGDISIKNIMMFKPDFYGKTPSVIDRLINIGSSEKNLKGDRTQDAYREIIAGNTGKGNLRNFLEYNMRLFTEDKDINDWFIHSAKNVYVSEPKTTNPDFVNKRHRVFDGLDNGVHGRMILPLLTLKDAHMFLISTYNTMAYSSFEKYGKLTEESRNEFKKEIDKVAKGQQTYLDFWSRLALPTVRDRLLKSQNMVPTPVWDNQNYHNVEGVNRMGYDKNNKPIAPIRELYGPTWKFHDTNWYMGAMASIFPQPNNNDQVYFMGTNMISQFGISAFTHETTHVNDRMLYFGGNSHREGTDVEAYAQGMLQTPDKSTGNGEYGALGLNMAYHRENDGDQWYNYNPDKLQTREDIDRYMKNYNEALMMLDHLEADAVLESGVPDINTKWFKKVDKAMRTIDNLNKLKAPNQWDKVRDLNEEEKAKKLSSINDLIDNNFMTKHGNPGNRIYRPEDFTPNSAYVNVNMMAGIYGGNTSDGAPGSLSFKHNAFRMWGYYGYENGFISYVSNKYKTEADKNNHGLLSDKLIINKVSQGNFKTLEEWKRHWYGEILAKAKKGFEGIDIDGVHISNYDELRPLFDKAVKEDLKKTDDFSHTVALKSKVFKALLKNTDGFFDPLFK from the coding sequence TTGTCATTATTAAAAAAAGATAAATTTTCCATTCGGAAAATAAAAGGTATTGTTGGTTCTGTATTTCTTGGGAGTCTTTTATTTGCACCATCAGTTGTAGGGGCATCCACATATCACTACTTGGATTATGCTAATTTGACGCAAAATGAACGTGCTCACCTGAAATCAGGTACTCCTGATGAATCAAAAGAGTCATATGCCTTGGTTTATGAAAAAGACGCATTACCAAACACAGGAAGTTCTCAATCTATTATGACTGTATTTGGTTTATTGACCATCGGTAGTCTTGTTGTAGTTATTACAAAAGATAAGAGAAATAAAAAAATAGCTACATTTTTGATTGTAGGGGCGACAGGTTTAGTTACACTATCAACTGCTTCAGCACTTAATTTGAATGCTAACATCCATGAGTCTGGTCGTGATGGTGTGTTGCAAATTTCTGGTTACAGATATGTTGGTTACTTGGAGCTTGATGATAGAACTGTTTCGTCGGTTTCTCCGGCATCAACTGTTTCGCCAGTTGAGCAACCAAAAGTTGTAACAGAGAAAGGCGAACCAGAAGTTCAACCAGCATTACCGGAAGCCGTTGTGACTGATAAAGGGGAAGCGAAAGTTCAACCAACATTACCTGAAGCCGTTGTGACTGATAAAGGGAAACCAGAAGTTCAACCAGCTTTACCTGAAGCCGTTGTGACTGATAAAGGGAAACCAGAAGTTCAACCAACATTACCTGAAGCCGTTGTAACCGAAAAAGGGAAACCAGAAGTTCAACCAGCATTACCTGAAGCCGTTGTGACTGACAAAGGCAAACCAGAAGTTCAGCCAGCATTACCGGAAGCCATAGTCACTGAAAAGGGGGAACCGGAAGTTCAGCCAGCGTTACCAGAAGCGGTTATGACTGACAAAGGCAAACCGGAAGTTCAGCCAGCGTTACCAGAAGCGGTTGTGACTGATAAAGGGGAACCGGAAGTTCAACCAGCTTTACCAGAAGCGGTTGTGACTGATAAAGGGGAACCAGAAGTTCAACCAGCATTACCAGAAGCGGTTGCGACTGATAAAGGGGAATCGGAAGTTCATGAGAAACAAGAATATACAGCTCCAATTGACGGTAATCTTGTTGAACCAGAAGTTCATGAAAAACCAGCATACACGGAACCTGTAGGCACCACAGGAGTAGATGAAAACGGAAACTTGATTGAGCCACCTGTTATCGACATTCCAGAGTATACTGAACCAATATCTACAGTTTCAGAAGTTGCACCAGAAAGAGAAGAGTTGCCTTCTTTACACACTGACATTCGGACAGAGACTATTCCTAAAACGACTGTAGAAGAATCTGATTCTACCAAATTTATAGGCGATGATTCTGTTAAACAAGTTGGTGAGGATGGCGAACGTCAAATTGTTACTAGCTATGAAGAGTTACATGGCAAAAAAATCAGTGACCCAGTTGAAACCGTAACTGTGTTAAAAGAAATGAAGCCTGAAATTCTTGTAAAAGGTACAAAAGAAAAACCAAAAGAAAAAACAGCTCCTGTTTTGACCTTAGATAGAACAGATACAAATGTATTAGACCGCTCCGCAAATCTTTCTTATCATTTAGTTAATGCAGATGGAGTCAAAATCAATAAAATTACTGCGACAATTAAAGATGGAAATGAAATTGTCAAAACAGTAGATTTAACTTCAGAGCAGTTAAATAAGCAGGTAGAAGATTTAAAATTCTACAAGGACTATAAGATAGAAACCACTATGACCTATGATCGTGGTAAGGGAGAAGAGACTGCAACATTAGAAGAGAAACCACTTCGCTTGGATTTGAAAAAAGTTGAAATTAAAAATATCGCATCTACTAATTTAGTGAAGGTGAATGATGATGGTACTGAAACACCTAGTGATTTTATGAATGAAAAGCCTTCTGATGAAGATATTAAAAAAATGTACTTGAAAATTACTTCTCGGGATAACAAAGCAACTCGTTTAGCAGTTGATAAAATTGAGGAAGTAACTGAAGAAGGGCAAAAACTTTATAAAATTACGGCTGAAGCTCAAGATTTGATTCAACACATTGATCCATCTAAGGCGCGCAATAAGTATGTTTATTATATAGAAAAGCCCCATCCTAAAGAAGATAATGTCTACTATAACTTTAAAGAGTTGGTTGAGGCGATGAGAGCGGACATGAAAGGTACGTTTAAAATCGGTGCCGATTTGAATGCTACAAATGTTCCTGCTGCTGGTAAACAATATGTACCTGGTACATTCCAAGGTCATTTATCAAGTGTCGATGGTAAGCAATACACGATTCATAACATCGCTCGACCGTTGTTTGATCGTGTTGAAAATGGTTCAATTAAAAACATTAATCTAGGTAATGTTGATGTCAATATGCCTTGGGCTGATAATGTAGCACCTCTTGCTAATATGGTGAAAAATGCTACAGTTGAAGATATTAAAGTCACAGGTAGTGTTATCGCTAATAATAATGTTGCGGGCATCGTGAATAAGTTAGACCGTGGTGCGAATATGCGCAATGTTGCTTTTAATGGTAAATTACACGCTAGTGGAGATAAGGGGCAAAACCTAGCAGGGATTGTTGGAGAGATTTGGAAGGGGAACCTTGATAAAGCATTTGTAAACGCCACAATAACTGGTAAACGAGCAAAAGCAGCTGGAGTTGTATCTGTTTCAGATAATGGTATGAACAATTATACTGTGGGAACAGAAGGTAGTGTGCGTCATTCTGTCGCAAAAGGGACTATTGATATTGAAAATCCTGTTGATGTTGGAGGATTCATTAGTACTAACTGGGTGTTGGGAGCTATTGAAGATAATATTTCCATGATGAAAGTTTCCAAGGGTGAGATCTTCTTTGGTTCACGCAATATTGATGACGAAGACGGATATTTTTCTGGAAATCGATTGAATCGCGATTATGTAGTGAAAGATGTTAGTACAGGTTTGTCATCTTATCAACGTTCAAAACGAATCTCAATGATTTCCCAAGTAGAAGCAGATAAGAAAATTGAATCTTACGGCATATCCGCAGATAAATACGAAATCAACGAACCTATAGTCAACCGCTTAAATCGTTTAACAAGAAAAGAAGATGAATACAAATCAACGCAAGACTACAAATCCGAACGCGATTTAGCATATCGTAACATTGAAAAACTTCAACCGTTCTACAATAAAGAATGGATTGTCAACCAAGGTAACAAACTTGCAGAAGATTCAAACTTAGCTAAGAAAGAAGTCCTTTCTGTTACGGGGATGAAGGATGGTCAATTCGTGACCGATTTATCGGATATCGATAAAATAATGATTCACTATGCAGATGGCACTAAAGAAGAAATGGGGGTCACACTCAAGGATTCTAAAGTCCAACAAGTGCGTGAATATAGCGTATCTGGTCTTGGTGACATTGTTTATACACCAAACATGGTTGATAAAAATCGAGACAAACTGATTGCAGATGTGAAAGAAAGACTCTCAAGTATTGACCTAATTTCAGCTGAAGTACGCGCGCTAATGGAGAATCGTAATAAAGCTGAAGAAAATACCAATACACGTAAAGATGGATATATTCGCAATCTATACTTAGAAGAGAGCTTTGCCGAAGTGAAGCAAAATCTAGATAAGTTAGTCAAAGACTTGGTCGAAAATGAAGACCATCAATTGAATGGTGATGAAGCTGCGATAAAAGCACTTCTCAAGAAAGTAGAAACAAATAAAGCTAAAATCATGATGGCTCTGACTTATCTCAATCGTTACTATGATATCAAATACGGTGACATAAGTATAAAAAACATCATGATGTTCAAACCTGACTTTTATGGTAAGACACCAAGCGTTATTGACAGACTCATCAACATCGGTTCGAGTGAAAAGAACTTGAAGGGGGATCGAACTCAGGATGCTTACCGTGAAATCATCGCAGGTAATACTGGTAAAGGTAATTTGCGTAACTTCTTAGAATACAACATGCGTTTATTTACAGAGGATAAAGACATTAATGATTGGTTTATCCACTCAGCTAAGAATGTTTATGTTTCAGAACCTAAAACTACAAATCCTGACTTTGTCAATAAACGTCATAGAGTCTTTGATGGGCTAGATAACGGTGTTCATGGACGTATGATTTTACCACTTCTAACGCTTAAAGATGCTCATATGTTTCTAATTTCAACATATAACACGATGGCATACAGTTCATTTGAGAAATATGGTAAGTTAACAGAAGAATCTCGAAACGAATTTAAGAAAGAAATTGATAAAGTTGCTAAGGGACAACAAACTTACCTGGACTTCTGGTCACGTTTAGCATTACCTACTGTTCGTGATAGACTTCTTAAAAGTCAAAATATGGTACCGACACCAGTTTGGGATAATCAAAACTATCATAACGTTGAAGGTGTAAATCGTATGGGTTATGATAAGAACAATAAACCAATTGCGCCAATTCGTGAATTATATGGACCAACTTGGAAATTCCATGATACCAACTGGTATATGGGAGCTATGGCATCTATTTTTCCACAGCCTAATAATAATGATCAAGTCTATTTCATGGGAACGAATATGATTAGTCAATTTGGTATTTCAGCATTTACACATGAAACAACTCATGTTAATGACCGTATGTTATATTTTGGAGGAAATAGTCATCGTGAAGGCACCGACGTTGAAGCATATGCTCAAGGTATGTTGCAAACACCTGATAAATCTACAGGTAACGGTGAATATGGTGCTCTAGGTCTTAACATGGCCTATCATCGTGAAAATGATGGTGACCAATGGTACAATTATAATCCTGATAAGCTTCAAACTCGTGAAGACATCGATCGATATATGAAAAACTATAATGAAGCACTAATGATGCTGGATCATCTAGAAGCAGATGCAGTTCTAGAATCAGGGGTACCAGATATTAATACGAAGTGGTTCAAGAAAGTTGACAAGGCAATGCGGACTATTGACAATTTGAATAAGCTCAAAGCGCCGAATCAATGGGATAAAGTTCGTGATTTGAATGAAGAAGAAAAAGCTAAGAAGTTATCAAGCATCAATGATTTAATCGATAATAATTTTATGACAAAACATGGAAATCCAGGGAATAGAATTTATCGTCCAGAGGATTTCACTCCAAACTCAGCTTACGTGAATGTCAATATGATGGCTGGTATTTACGGTGGGAATACGAGTGATGGTGCACCTGGTTCATTATCATTTAAGCATAATGCTTTCCGTATGTGGGGCTACTATGGTTATGAAAATGGCTTTATCAGTTATGTATCCAATAAATACAAAACAGAAGCAGATAAAAACAACCATGGTTTACTAAGCGATAAGCTAATAATTAATAAAGTATCGCAAGGAAACTTTAAAACCCTTGAAGAGTGGAAGAGACATTGGTATGGAGAAATTCTTGCTAAAGCTAAGAAAGGCTTTGAAGGTATCGATATTGATGGCGTCCATATCAGTAACTATGATGAGTTAAGGCCTTTATTTGATAAAGCAGTCAAAGAAGATTTGAAAAAAACAGATGACTTCTCTCATACTGTAGCTCTTAAATCTAAGGTATTCAAAGCCCTTCTTAAAAACACAGACGGTTTCTTTGATCCTTTGTTTAAATGA
- the relB gene encoding type II toxin-antitoxin system RelB/ParD family antitoxin has protein sequence MSTLTRDRVYNFRVNNQLLEEAKIILESKNLSFSDALNLFVEQIVLEKGLPIKTADQLKAEAFLGELKAELDKGYQDIIEERFYDADEVFSKYGL, from the coding sequence ATGTCAACACTTACACGAGACCGAGTTTATAACTTCAGAGTCAATAACCAACTATTAGAAGAAGCAAAAATTATCCTAGAAAGCAAAAACCTCAGCTTTTCAGATGCCCTCAATCTTTTTGTAGAACAAATCGTCCTTGAAAAAGGTCTCCCAATTAAAACAGCCGATCAACTCAAAGCAGAAGCCTTCCTAGGAGAACTCAAAGCAGAACTAGATAAAGGCTACCAAGACATCATTGAAGAACGTTTCTATGACGCAGACGAGGTCTTTTCAAAGTATGGACTATAA
- a CDS encoding type II toxin-antitoxin system RelE/ParE family toxin has translation MDYKVRFTEQSGQGLDDIFIYYSTEFSENIAKKVITRLQQTSNLLTFSPEGGINFDHKIGYSLYPGNTLRMIASKQYLLFYFIHEKEVYILRIINSRTDSLNQLDHLFQHIQD, from the coding sequence ATGGACTATAAAGTACGCTTTACAGAACAATCCGGACAAGGCTTAGACGATATTTTCATCTATTACTCCACAGAGTTCAGTGAAAACATAGCCAAGAAAGTCATCACTCGCCTCCAACAAACCAGCAACCTACTCACGTTCTCACCAGAGGGCGGTATTAATTTTGATCATAAAATCGGCTACTCCCTCTATCCAGGAAACACTCTCAGAATGATTGCCTCCAAACAATACCTACTCTTTTACTTCATTCATGAAAAAGAAGTCTATATTCTGAGAATTATTAACTCACGCACCGACTCCCTCAACCAACTCGACCACCTCTTTCAACATATCCAAGACTGA
- the ylqF gene encoding ribosome biogenesis GTPase YlqF, whose protein sequence is MATIQWFPGHMSKARRQVQENLKFVDFVTILVDARLPLSSQNPMLTKIVGDKPKLLILNKADLADPAMTKEWRQYFESQGILTLAINSKEQVTVKVVTDAAKKLMADKIARQKERGIKIETLRTMIIGIPNAGKSTLMNRLAGKKIAVVGNKPGVTKGQQWLKTNKDLEILDTPGILWPKFEDETVALKLALTGAIKDQLLPMDEVTIFGLNYFKEHYPEKLAERFKQMKIEEEAPVIIMDMTRALGFRDDYDRFYSLFVKEVRDGKLGNYTLDTLEDLNGDD, encoded by the coding sequence ATGGCTACTATTCAATGGTTTCCTGGTCACATGTCTAAAGCGCGTCGACAGGTGCAGGAAAATTTAAAATTTGTTGATTTTGTGACGATTTTGGTGGATGCACGTTTACCTCTATCTAGTCAAAATCCTATGTTGACCAAGATTGTTGGTGACAAACCAAAACTCTTGATTTTAAACAAGGCGGACTTGGCTGACCCAGCAATGACCAAAGAATGGCGTCAGTATTTTGAATCACAAGGAATCCTGACACTAGCTATCAACTCTAAAGAGCAAGTAACCGTAAAAGTTGTAACCGATGCGGCCAAGAAGCTCATGGCGGATAAGATTGCTCGCCAAAAGGAACGCGGTATCAAGATTGAAACCTTGCGTACCATGATTATTGGGATTCCCAATGCTGGTAAATCAACTCTCATGAATCGTTTGGCTGGTAAGAAAATTGCCGTTGTCGGCAACAAACCAGGTGTGACAAAGGGGCAACAATGGCTCAAAACTAATAAAGACCTTGAAATCTTGGATACACCGGGAATTCTTTGGCCTAAGTTTGAGGATGAAACTGTTGCATTGAAACTGGCCTTGACAGGAGCTATTAAAGACCAGTTGCTTCCTATGGACGAGGTAACCATTTTTGGTCTGAATTATTTCAAAGAACATTATCCAGAAAAGCTGGCTGAACGCTTCAAACAAATGAAAATTGAAGAAGAAGCGCCTGTTATTATTATGGATATGACCCGTGCCCTCGGTTTCCGTGACGACTATGACCGCTTTTACAGTCTCTTCGTGAAGGAAGTCCGCGATGGCAAACTCGGTAACTATACCTTAGATACATTGGAAGACCTCAATGGCGACGATTAA